Proteins from a single region of Bradyrhizobium diazoefficiens:
- a CDS encoding MaoC family dehydratase, which translates to MAGLYFEDFSVGQEFRHPLTRTVTEMDNTMFSLLTLNPQPLHIDAHFAEKTEFGQRIFNSLYTLGIMIGMTVYDTTMGTTVANLGMTDVTFPKPVFHGDTLRATTKVLSLRESKSRPKAGIVEFEHHALNQNDEVVGKCRRMAMMHKRPV; encoded by the coding sequence ATGGCCGGGCTTTATTTCGAAGACTTTTCCGTGGGCCAGGAGTTCAGGCATCCGCTGACCCGGACCGTCACGGAGATGGACAACACCATGTTCAGCCTGCTGACGCTCAATCCGCAGCCGCTGCATATCGATGCGCATTTCGCTGAAAAGACCGAGTTCGGCCAGCGCATTTTCAACAGCCTTTACACCCTCGGCATCATGATCGGCATGACGGTCTATGATACGACCATGGGCACCACCGTCGCCAATCTCGGCATGACGGACGTGACTTTCCCAAAACCGGTCTTCCATGGTGACACGCTGCGGGCGACGACGAAGGTGCTTTCGTTGAGAGAATCCAAATCGCGCCCCAAGGCGGGTATCGTCGAGTTCGAGCACCACGCTCTGAACCAGAACGACGAGGTCGTCGGCAAATGCCGGCGCATGGCGATGATGCACAAGAGGCCGGTGTAA